A genomic segment from Nodosilinea sp. PGN35 encodes:
- a CDS encoding response regulator, which produces MDFNTPTCQGHILIVDDLADNLRILSDTLSSQGHRVRAVRSGSMAIIGAKAAPPDVILLDIRMPAMDGFEVCRQLKNDAATQHIPVIFLSALDEAIDKTRAFEAGGVDYITKPFQVVEVQARVHHQLTIQQLQRQVVDCQKRLRAIATLQSPGVSDSWLTTATRAVDTLLAYTDHLNQTATLSPEQALRLQDIQRYGQAILSLLPTLDQ; this is translated from the coding sequence TGCCAGGGCCATATTCTGATCGTAGATGACCTGGCGGACAATCTTCGGATTCTATCAGATACCCTCTCCAGCCAGGGGCATCGAGTTAGGGCGGTAAGAAGCGGTTCGATGGCAATAATCGGCGCTAAAGCCGCTCCCCCTGACGTCATTTTGCTCGACATCCGCATGCCCGCAATGGATGGGTTCGAGGTCTGTCGACAGCTCAAAAACGACGCCGCTACGCAGCACATCCCGGTGATTTTTCTCAGCGCCCTAGATGAAGCCATTGACAAAACTCGAGCTTTTGAAGCGGGCGGTGTAGACTACATTACCAAGCCGTTTCAAGTGGTTGAAGTGCAGGCGCGGGTGCACCATCAGCTGACGATTCAGCAGTTGCAGAGACAAGTGGTAGATTGCCAGAAGCGTCTGAGGGCGATCGCCACCCTCCAATCCCCAGGCGTGTCCGATTCCTGGTTGACCACAGCCACCCGCGCTGTCGATACCCTACTGGCCTACACCGACCACCTGAACCAAACCGCCACTCTCTCCCCCGAGCAAGCTCTGCGCCTCCAAGATATCCAGCGTTATGGGCAGGCTATCCTCAGTCTTTTGCCCACCCTAGATCAATAG